From Piliocolobus tephrosceles isolate RC106 chromosome 16, ASM277652v3, whole genome shotgun sequence, the proteins below share one genomic window:
- the GLTPD2 gene encoding LOW QUALITY PROTEIN: glycolipid transfer protein domain-containing protein 2 (The sequence of the model RefSeq protein was modified relative to this genomic sequence to represent the inferred CDS: deleted 1 base in 1 codon; substituted 1 base at 1 genomic stop codon), with product MGVAVRPPALRHWFNHSVPLIAFALLLLYLSARSLGELSLPSPAPGGTPESRPSGLKPLPLALTAPLLLSPGARSGCGPGARACVPWGTRPSRLRQESGPLEAPERKQPPCLAPTGTLGRMMRPFHASLKPERDVRLSPYLAGWRALVEFLTPLGSAFAFATREAFTKVTSLEARVHDPDAEHYSSLAAMAAWEQRAGLLEQLGAVPQDPAGSSGSRTLLLQHLALRWSQLCLHRVATGALGGPDPGVQCSDAYRAALGSHHPWLVRQAARLAFLAFPGRRRLLELACPGTTXAEARAALIRAAGTLEDVYNRTQSLLAERGLLQLT from the exons ATGGGGGTGGCCGTGCGGCCCCCAGCCCTGCGGCACTGGTTCAACCACTCAGTTCCTCTCATTGCCTTCGCGCTGCTGCTGCTTTATCTCAGTGCTCGGAGCCTAGGTGAGCTGTCCCTTCCCTCACCTGCTCCGGGAGGAACCCCGGAGTCCAGGCCCTCAGGACTCAAGCCTCTTCCTCTAGCCCTCACCGCTCCTCTTCTGCTGTCCCCAGGCGCCCGCTCGGGCTGCGGACCCGGGGCACGGGCCTGCGTTCCGTGGGGAACGCGCCCTTCCAG GCTGAGG CAGGAGTCGGGACCCCTGGAGGCCCCGGAGAGGAAACAGCCTCCGTGTCTGGCCCCA ACGGGGACGCTGGGCCGTATGATGAGGCCGTTCCACGCCAGTCTGAAACCCGAAAGGGATGTGAGGCTGTCGCCGTACCTGGCGGGATGGAGGGCACTCGTCGA GTTCCTGACTCCCCTCGGTTCAGCCTTCGCCTTCGCCACTAGGGAGGCCTTCACCAAGGTGACATCTCTGGAGGCTCGGGTGCACGACCCGGACGCGGAGCACTACTCGTCGCTGGCGGCCATGGCGGCATGGGAGCAGCGGGCGGGACTGCTGGAGCAGCTGGGGGCGGTCCCCCAGGACCCGGCCGGGAGCTCGGGCTCTCGCACGCTGCTCCTGCAGCACCTTGCGCTGCGctggtcccagctctgcctccaccGGGTGGCGACCGGCGCGCTGGGAGGCCCGGACCCGGGAGTGCAGTGCAGCGACGCCTACCGCGCGGCCCTGGGTTCGCATCACCCCTGGCTGGTCCGTCAGGCCGCCCGCCTCGCCTTCCTAGCCTTCCCGGGTCGCCGCCGCCTGCTGGAGCTGGCGTGTCCTGGAACCACCTAGGCAGAGGCGCGGGCCGCGCTGATCCGGGCCGCCGGCACCCTGGAGGACGTCTACAACCGCACCCAGAGCCTGCTGGCCGAGCGCGGCCTGCTCCAGCTGACCTAG